Proteins encoded within one genomic window of Formosa agariphila KMM 3901:
- a CDS encoding DUF3098 domain-containing protein: protein MGEQKNKDLSKGEFIFGKKNYKFMLIGLGVIALGFILMSGGGSNDPNVFSPDIFSFRRIRLAPTLVLIGFGIQIYAILLNPNKK, encoded by the coding sequence ATGGGAGAACAAAAAAATAAAGACCTAAGTAAAGGGGAGTTTATCTTCGGAAAAAAAAATTATAAGTTTATGCTTATCGGACTTGGCGTAATTGCGTTAGGTTTTATATTAATGTCTGGTGGCGGTAGCAACGACCCGAATGTATTTAGTCCAGATATTTTTAGTTTCAGAAGAATTCGATTGGCTCCAACCTTAGTTTTAATAGGATTTGGAATTCAGATTTATGCTATACTTTTAAATCCGAATAAAAAATAA
- a CDS encoding undecaprenyl-diphosphate phosphatase has translation METIDAIILGVIQGLTEFLPVSSSGHLEIGKAILGDHSVPEESLLFTVVLHFATALSTMVIFRKDILDLIKGALKFEWNEDLQFISKIALSMIPAVIVGLFFEEQLESLFGGNLLLVGAMLIVTAVLLFLADKAKDTGKPVTFKNAFIIGISQAIAMLPGISRSGATISTSVLLGNDKTKAARFSFLMVVPLIFGKIAKDILGGELNFDSTNITALSAGFIAAFICGLFACTWMISLVKKSKLSYFAIYCAIVGCIAIGYTVLN, from the coding sequence ATGGAAACTATTGATGCAATTATCCTTGGAGTTATTCAAGGTCTTACCGAATTTTTACCAGTATCGTCAAGTGGGCATTTAGAAATAGGAAAAGCTATTTTAGGAGACCATTCTGTACCAGAAGAAAGTTTATTATTTACCGTAGTACTTCACTTTGCAACAGCATTAAGTACCATGGTTATTTTTAGAAAAGATATTTTAGACCTTATAAAAGGGGCTTTAAAATTTGAATGGAATGAAGATTTACAATTCATTTCTAAAATAGCGCTTTCAATGATTCCTGCAGTAATTGTAGGATTGTTTTTTGAAGAACAATTAGAATCACTTTTTGGAGGCAACTTACTATTAGTAGGTGCTATGCTTATTGTAACAGCTGTACTACTTTTCCTTGCAGATAAAGCAAAAGACACAGGAAAACCGGTAACGTTTAAAAATGCTTTTATTATTGGAATCTCTCAAGCCATTGCCATGTTGCCAGGAATTTCAAGGTCTGGAGCCACAATTTCAACATCGGTTTTATTAGGAAATGACAAAACTAAAGCGGCTCGTTTTTCATTTTTAATGGTTGTTCCTTTAATTTTCGGAAAAATAGCTAAAGACATTTTAGGAGGCGAATTAAATTTCGACAGCACAAACATCACTGCGCTTTCGGCAGGATTTATCGCAGCTTTTATATGTGGTCTTTTCGCCTGTACTTGGATGATATCTTTAGTGAAGAAAAGTAAATTATCTTATTTCGCCATCTATTGTGCTATTGTAGGATGTATTGCCATTGGTTATACGGTTTTAAATTAA
- the truB gene encoding tRNA pseudouridine(55) synthase TruB: MKTLEDYQAGQVLLIDKPLHWTSFQAVNKLRWEIRQAFNIKKIKVGHAGTLDPLATGLLVICTGKMTKQIDTFQGQIKEYTGTIVLGGTTPSFDLETEINETYPTAHITPELIHETTKQFIGDIEQYPPVFSAIKKDGKRLYEFARAGEDVEIKPRTIHIAAFEITNIIENNVEFRVVCSKGTYIRSLANDFGKALGSGGHLSVLRRTKIGDFNVDNALSPEQFIAQLKG; this comes from the coding sequence ATGAAAACATTAGAAGATTACCAAGCCGGACAAGTCCTATTGATTGACAAACCTTTGCATTGGACCTCTTTTCAGGCCGTAAACAAACTGCGTTGGGAAATACGACAAGCCTTTAATATAAAGAAAATAAAAGTGGGTCATGCCGGAACGCTCGATCCTTTAGCTACTGGCCTTTTAGTGATTTGTACCGGTAAAATGACCAAGCAAATAGATACTTTCCAGGGGCAGATTAAAGAATACACTGGAACCATTGTTTTAGGGGGTACTACACCGTCTTTCGATTTAGAAACCGAAATTAATGAAACATATCCTACAGCTCATATTACTCCGGAATTAATCCACGAAACCACTAAACAGTTTATTGGAGACATTGAGCAATATCCACCGGTGTTTTCGGCTATAAAGAAAGATGGTAAGCGCTTGTATGAATTTGCTCGTGCTGGTGAAGACGTTGAAATAAAACCAAGAACCATCCATATTGCGGCATTTGAAATCACTAACATTATTGAAAATAACGTCGAGTTTAGAGTAGTTTGCAGTAAAGGAACTTACATACGCTCTTTAGCAAACGATTTTGGTAAGGCTCTAGGTTCAGGCGGACATTTATCTGTTTTACGTCGTACTAAAATTGGCGATTTTAATGTAGACAACGCTTTAAGTCCAGAGCAATTTATAGCACAATTGAAAGGCTAA
- a CDS encoding energy transducer TonB family protein: MIVKDTYKAAFITALIAGTVLLIMYNMHLTKQDALVSETFYDMQPEDMQQELKEKLLAEQSPQDKAETNKAFNETQNNKRFAKAYNPIAPPKAYENSRLTQTEEIKDIQDETSDINTPSENRHLEANEISSFNSVNSFLKKRTPKNNTSNASNGDNSSTKTAMNASANTNSSMHYSLKDRTDIYLPTPIYLCEAGGKVVINITVNTEGDVVDTYVNTSSTTKNDCLIDSALEYAKKARFSSDASKPSQIGSITFYFEGKN, from the coding sequence TTGATTGTAAAAGACACATATAAAGCAGCCTTTATTACAGCACTTATTGCTGGAACGGTATTACTTATTATGTATAATATGCATCTTACTAAACAAGATGCATTAGTTTCTGAAACGTTTTACGACATGCAACCAGAAGACATGCAGCAGGAATTAAAAGAGAAACTACTCGCCGAACAATCTCCACAAGATAAAGCCGAGACGAATAAAGCATTTAACGAAACACAGAATAACAAACGATTTGCGAAAGCGTATAACCCTATTGCTCCACCTAAAGCATACGAGAATTCTAGGCTAACACAAACTGAAGAGATTAAAGATATTCAAGACGAGACTAGCGATATTAATACGCCTTCGGAAAATAGACATTTAGAGGCAAACGAAATTTCCTCCTTCAATAGCGTCAATAGTTTTTTAAAAAAAAGGACACCAAAAAACAATACATCTAACGCTTCTAACGGAGATAACTCAAGTACTAAAACGGCTATGAATGCTTCTGCAAATACTAATAGCAGCATGCATTATTCTCTAAAAGACCGCACAGATATTTACCTACCAACACCAATTTACTTATGCGAAGCTGGTGGTAAAGTTGTTATTAACATAACCGTAAATACCGAAGGAGATGTTGTAGACACTTACGTTAACACATCATCCACAACTAAAAACGATTGCTTAATTGACAGTGCCCTAGAGTACGCCAAAAAAGCACGTTTTAGTTCAGATGCATCGAAACCATCTCAAATAGGTTCGATTACTTTTTATTTTGAAGGCAAAAATTAA
- a CDS encoding thioredoxin family protein, giving the protein MEITHSKVKNEIIQKGLERAMSYQDFRDLVKALSKTGGTTGAAQTEDFVGYTKVNESRMKRWDKTLKVSETATEAIQNFKGNQTWLVIAESWCGDAAHVLPIINKVSELNENIELRVVLRDENEALMDMFLTNGGKSIPKMIVIDNTTGEVVNTFGPRPKVATKFVADYKAEHGVLTPEFKESLQTWYNLDKGQSTITDLLELLGV; this is encoded by the coding sequence ATGGAAATAACACATAGTAAAGTTAAGAATGAAATTATTCAAAAAGGTTTAGAACGCGCAATGTCTTATCAAGATTTTAGAGATTTGGTAAAAGCATTATCTAAAACAGGAGGCACAACAGGTGCAGCTCAGACAGAAGATTTTGTTGGGTATACCAAAGTGAACGAAAGCCGAATGAAGCGATGGGATAAAACGCTTAAAGTTTCTGAAACAGCTACAGAAGCCATTCAGAATTTTAAAGGAAACCAAACGTGGTTGGTAATTGCAGAAAGCTGGTGTGGAGATGCTGCACATGTTTTACCTATAATAAATAAGGTTTCAGAATTAAACGAAAATATTGAATTAAGAGTCGTGCTTCGCGACGAGAATGAGGCTTTAATGGATATGTTTTTAACTAACGGAGGAAAGTCTATTCCAAAAATGATTGTCATAGATAATACAACCGGAGAGGTTGTTAATACATTTGGACCGCGACCAAAAGTTGCAACAAAATTTGTGGCCGATTATAAAGCTGAACACGGGGTATTAACTCCAGAATTTAAAGAGTCTTTACAAACTTGGTATAATTTAGATAAAGGGCAAAGTACCATTACCGATTTATTAGAATTATTAGGCGTTTAA
- a CDS encoding DNA-3-methyladenine glycosylase I, with translation MEKHRCGWCKNDDLYEAYHDLEWGVPVKDDATLFEFLILETFQAGLSWITILRKRENFRTAFDNFDYKKIAKYSSSKMDELAQDAGIVRNKLKIKATVSNAQAFIKIQEEFGSFSSYIWNFVDGNPIKNKVQHYKEAPANTPLSDALSKDLKKRGFKFVGSTVIYAHMQATGMVNDHEVNCFRYNEV, from the coding sequence ATGGAAAAACACAGATGTGGTTGGTGTAAAAACGATGATTTATATGAAGCCTATCATGACCTAGAATGGGGTGTTCCGGTTAAAGATGATGCTACACTATTCGAATTTTTAATTCTTGAAACGTTTCAAGCAGGTTTAAGTTGGATTACAATTTTAAGAAAACGCGAGAATTTTAGAACAGCATTTGATAATTTCGATTATAAAAAAATAGCTAAATATTCATCATCTAAAATGGATGAATTGGCACAAGATGCTGGAATTGTTAGAAATAAACTCAAAATAAAAGCCACCGTAAGTAATGCACAAGCGTTTATTAAAATTCAAGAAGAATTTGGAAGTTTTAGCAGTTACATTTGGAATTTTGTTGATGGTAATCCGATAAAAAACAAAGTGCAACATTATAAAGAAGCGCCCGCTAACACGCCTTTAAGTGATGCTTTAAGCAAAGATTTAAAAAAACGCGGATTTAAATTTGTAGGCTCTACTGTTATTTATGCACATATGCAGGCTACAGGCATGGTTAACGACCACGAAGTAAATTGTTTTCGCTATAACGAAGTGTAA
- the aat gene encoding leucyl/phenylalanyl-tRNA--protein transferase codes for MKFLKTKIEFPDIKDATQEGLIAVGGDLSTDRLLFAYKRGIFPWFEDDNSILWWSPDPRFVLYPDELKVSKSMRQFLRNCDLTVTVNKAFPEVIEACAKIKRNGQTGTWITKNMTQAYIELYEMGFAKSIEVWQNDELVGGFYGLDLGNDVFCGESMFSKVSNASKAAFITFVQNTDYKLIDCQIHTHHLESLGARNISRAKFLEYL; via the coding sequence ATGAAATTTTTAAAAACTAAAATAGAATTTCCAGACATTAAAGACGCAACTCAAGAAGGATTAATTGCGGTTGGCGGCGATTTATCTACAGACCGTTTGTTGTTCGCTTATAAGCGCGGAATCTTTCCTTGGTTTGAAGATGATAATTCTATTTTATGGTGGTCGCCAGATCCTCGGTTTGTGCTTTATCCAGACGAGTTAAAAGTTTCTAAAAGCATGAGGCAATTTCTTCGTAATTGCGATTTAACAGTAACTGTTAATAAAGCGTTTCCCGAAGTTATAGAAGCTTGTGCTAAAATTAAACGTAACGGACAAACAGGAACTTGGATTACCAAAAATATGACCCAAGCTTACATTGAGTTATATGAAATGGGATTTGCAAAATCAATCGAAGTTTGGCAAAACGATGAATTAGTTGGTGGGTTTTATGGCCTAGATTTAGGTAACGACGTATTTTGTGGAGAAAGTATGTTTTCTAAAGTAAGCAATGCTAGTAAGGCAGCTTTTATAACGTTTGTTCAAAATACAGATTATAAACTTATAGACTGCCAAATTCATACGCACCATTTAGAAAGTCTTGGTGCGCGTAATATTTCTAGAGCTAAATTCTTAGAATATTTATAA
- a CDS encoding DUF3127 domain-containing protein, whose translation MEVQGKVKMVGETQTFGSNGFRKRELVVTTEEQYPQHILVEFVQDKTDLLNSYSVGQNVKVSINLRGREWVNPQGETKYFNSIQGWRIEAVQESASGAVPPVPPADAFEPASSLNKDDHDDLPF comes from the coding sequence ATGGAAGTACAAGGAAAAGTAAAAATGGTAGGTGAAACCCAAACTTTTGGGAGTAATGGATTTAGAAAAAGAGAGCTAGTAGTAACAACAGAAGAGCAGTATCCTCAACATATATTAGTAGAATTTGTTCAAGATAAAACAGATTTACTAAACAGCTATAGCGTAGGGCAAAACGTAAAAGTGAGTATTAATTTAAGAGGTAGAGAATGGGTTAATCCACAAGGAGAGACTAAATATTTTAACTCTATCCAAGGTTGGAGAATTGAAGCAGTACAAGAATCGGCTTCAGGAGCAGTTCCTCCAGTTCCACCAGCAGATGCATTCGAACCAGCATCAAGCTTAAATAAAGATGATCACGACGACTTACCTTTCTAG
- a CDS encoding sensor histidine kinase translates to MLFTKHKNLIRWIFIGFSFVIIALILWNTYMFFQSFKAEERIKMENWSAAQRDLIKSTNLDGDIGELPLQILQSNTTTPMIMVDLNGNVEHNNLDAKKAENSAYVKDLILDFEKENTPIEIIYDGKILNTLYYGNSPLLNKLKYYPIAFVLILVLFAGLVYSFYRSTKIATQNKLWSGMAKETAHQIGTPLSSLIGWTEILKIENVNPEYIKEIEKDISRLETITERFSKIGSVPTLVKADIVKETIESYDYLKYRSSKLVEFSIDVPDTEIPVQLNSQLYSWTIENLVKNAIDAMKGKGKLAVQITASNLEVKIFVTDTGKGLTKAQYNSVFEPGFTTKKRGWGLGLSLARRIIEDFHDGKIKVSHSEIGKGTTMQITLKIDKETKRDA, encoded by the coding sequence ATGCTATTTACTAAACATAAAAACCTCATCCGTTGGATATTCATCGGATTCTCATTTGTTATAATTGCCCTTATTTTATGGAATACTTATATGTTTTTTCAAAGCTTTAAAGCTGAAGAACGTATAAAAATGGAAAATTGGTCGGCAGCGCAACGTGACTTAATTAAAAGTACCAATTTAGATGGTGATATTGGCGAACTTCCGCTTCAAATATTACAAAGTAACACAACCACACCAATGATTATGGTGGATTTAAATGGTAACGTAGAACACAATAACTTAGACGCAAAGAAAGCAGAAAATAGTGCTTACGTTAAAGATCTTATTTTAGATTTTGAAAAAGAAAATACCCCCATTGAAATTATTTACGATGGTAAAATTTTAAATACGCTTTATTACGGAAATTCTCCTTTATTAAATAAATTAAAATATTATCCTATTGCGTTTGTGCTTATTCTGGTGCTATTCGCAGGATTAGTGTATAGTTTTTACCGCAGCACTAAAATTGCAACGCAAAATAAATTATGGTCTGGAATGGCCAAAGAAACTGCACACCAAATAGGGACACCTTTATCGTCCTTAATTGGTTGGACCGAAATTTTAAAAATTGAAAACGTTAACCCAGAATATATAAAGGAAATTGAAAAAGATATTAGTCGTCTTGAAACGATTACCGAACGTTTTAGCAAAATAGGCTCTGTACCCACGTTGGTTAAAGCCGATATTGTAAAAGAAACGATAGAGTCTTACGATTACTTAAAATACCGCTCTTCTAAACTAGTGGAGTTTAGCATTGATGTACCAGACACCGAAATCCCTGTGCAACTAAACTCACAGCTTTATAGTTGGACTATTGAAAACTTGGTTAAGAATGCTATTGATGCTATGAAGGGTAAAGGAAAATTGGCTGTACAGATAACAGCTTCAAATCTGGAGGTTAAAATTTTTGTTACAGATACGGGAAAAGGGCTAACAAAAGCCCAATATAATAGTGTTTTTGAACCTGGTTTTACCACTAAAAAACGAGGTTGGGGGCTAGGTTTATCGTTAGCTAGACGTATTATTGAAGATTTCCATGATGGTAAAATAAAAGTATCTCATTCCGAAATAGGAAAAGGTACTACCATGCAAATTACTTTAAAAATAGATAAGGAAACTAAACGTGATGCTTAA
- a CDS encoding HIT family protein, translating into MASIFSKIISGEIPCYKVAETDDFFAFLDINPNAKGHTLCIPKKEVDKIFDMDDELYLRLMKFSKEVATAIEKVVPCKRVGMTVIGLEVPHAHVHLIPLNTMEDARFLQKTNVSKDEFQELAKAINSAL; encoded by the coding sequence ATGGCTTCTATTTTTAGTAAAATCATCTCTGGAGAAATCCCTTGTTATAAAGTTGCAGAAACAGACGATTTCTTTGCTTTTCTAGATATCAATCCAAATGCTAAAGGACATACGCTTTGTATTCCGAAAAAAGAAGTGGATAAGATTTTCGATATGGATGATGAACTTTATTTGAGATTAATGAAGTTTTCTAAAGAAGTGGCTACTGCTATTGAAAAAGTTGTACCGTGTAAACGTGTAGGTATGACGGTTATTGGCTTAGAAGTACCTCATGCACATGTGCATTTAATTCCTTTAAATACGATGGAAGATGCTCGTTTTTTACAAAAAACAAACGTGTCTAAAGACGAATTTCAAGAGCTTGCAAAAGCCATAAATAGCGCCTTATAA
- the greA gene encoding transcription elongation factor GreA, whose product MSKKSYYTAEGLKKLRDELRQLKDIERPRASQAIAEARDKGDLSENAEYDAAKEAQGMLEMKISKLEEVLSGARVIDESQLDTSKILVLSKVKIKNQTNGMEMNYTLVADGEADLKSGKISVNSPIGKGLLGKSVGDVAEIQVPSGIMKFDIVEISR is encoded by the coding sequence ATGAGTAAAAAATCTTATTACACTGCAGAAGGACTAAAGAAGTTAAGAGACGAACTAAGACAATTAAAAGATATAGAGCGGCCACGTGCCTCTCAAGCAATAGCTGAAGCAAGAGACAAAGGGGATTTAAGTGAAAATGCCGAATACGATGCTGCTAAAGAAGCACAAGGTATGTTAGAAATGAAAATTTCTAAATTAGAAGAAGTACTATCTGGCGCACGCGTAATCGATGAGTCGCAATTAGATACATCTAAAATATTAGTGTTATCTAAAGTGAAAATTAAAAACCAAACCAACGGTATGGAAATGAATTACACTTTGGTAGCCGATGGTGAAGCCGACTTAAAATCTGGGAAAATATCTGTAAACTCTCCAATTGGGAAAGGTTTATTAGGTAAATCTGTTGGCGATGTTGCCGAAATTCAAGTGCCTAGCGGGATTATGAAATTCGATATTGTAGAAATTTCGAGATAA
- a CDS encoding TonB-dependent receptor — translation MKHFIVFICCVIMNFTAFSQEEKPQDSTAVTTETLDEILVTAVRVNATSPITHSNVDKETLAKRNLGQDIPILLNYLPSVVTTSDAGAGIGYTGIRVRGVSAQSTNVTINGIPYNDAESLGTFWVNLGDIASSVESLQLQRGVGTSTNGSGAFGASINVLTDAVSNEANAEISNSFGSYNTRKHTAKFSTGLLNNHIEIAGRLSVINSDGYIDRASTDLKSYFLQASYVDHNTLIKAITFGGHENTYQSWNGIEDLDKLKNDRTYNSAGLYTDEDGNEQFYDEEVDDYQQDHYQLHWNERFNNNWSTNLGLNYTKGSGYFEQYKEDESFEDYGLDNVTIGGETIETTDIIRRRWLDNDFYVVNANVNFKNDKVNAFLGGSYSYYDGDHFGEIIWANYASNSEKDDHYYDGNGKKQDVSVFTKATYRLNDKWSLYGDLQLRFIDYKTTGIDSDRLPLNIDEQYSFFNPKAGVTYELNENNNMYFSYARANREPNRDDFQNNPDVKPEQLNDFELGWRHEKQRFKFNANVYYMQYNEQLILSGEIDGVGNPIRTNSGESYRLGLEIEAAIGISKAFSIQPNVTFSTNKNKSIYQSFDGELQDFGSTNISFSPDIVLGNAIVFQPNDAFQVSLLSKFVGEQYMGNTDAEKSKLDSYFVNDLNIMYEFKMKSIFKSIILSGVVNNIFNEKYVSNGYYYTYDDTWSNPDAITTIEGAGYYPQATTNFLVGLTLKF, via the coding sequence ATGAAACATTTTATTGTTTTTATCTGCTGTGTAATTATGAATTTTACAGCATTTTCTCAAGAGGAAAAACCTCAAGACTCTACTGCGGTTACTACCGAAACATTAGATGAAATTTTAGTTACAGCGGTGCGTGTTAATGCAACTTCGCCAATAACACACTCTAATGTAGATAAAGAAACTTTAGCAAAACGTAACCTTGGTCAAGATATTCCTATTTTATTAAATTATTTGCCTTCGGTGGTAACAACTAGCGATGCGGGAGCCGGAATAGGATATACTGGTATTCGTGTTCGTGGTGTAAGTGCTCAATCTACCAACGTTACAATTAATGGAATTCCATATAATGATGCTGAATCTTTAGGTACGTTTTGGGTGAATTTAGGAGATATTGCATCGTCTGTAGAAAGTTTACAATTACAACGTGGTGTTGGGACGTCTACAAATGGTTCTGGTGCTTTTGGTGCAAGTATTAATGTACTAACAGATGCAGTTTCTAATGAGGCAAACGCAGAAATTTCTAACAGTTTTGGAAGTTACAATACCAGAAAACATACGGCCAAATTCAGTACAGGATTATTAAATAATCATATTGAAATTGCAGGTCGTTTATCTGTAATTAATTCTGATGGTTACATAGATCGTGCCTCTACAGATTTAAAATCGTATTTCTTACAAGCGTCTTATGTTGACCATAATACCTTGATAAAAGCTATTACTTTTGGAGGTCATGAAAATACCTACCAATCTTGGAATGGAATAGAAGATTTAGATAAATTAAAGAACGACAGAACTTATAATTCGGCAGGATTGTATACCGATGAAGATGGGAATGAGCAATTCTACGACGAGGAAGTAGACGATTATCAGCAAGATCATTATCAATTACACTGGAACGAACGTTTTAATAATAATTGGTCTACAAACTTAGGATTAAACTATACCAAAGGAAGTGGATATTTTGAACAGTATAAAGAAGACGAGTCTTTTGAAGATTACGGATTAGATAATGTTACCATTGGAGGTGAAACAATTGAAACTACAGACATTATTCGTCGTCGTTGGTTAGATAACGATTTCTATGTAGTTAATGCTAATGTGAATTTTAAAAATGATAAAGTAAATGCCTTTTTAGGAGGGTCTTATAGTTATTATGATGGTGATCATTTTGGAGAAATAATTTGGGCGAACTATGCTAGTAATAGCGAAAAAGATGACCATTATTACGATGGTAACGGAAAGAAGCAAGATGTAAGTGTGTTTACGAAAGCAACGTATCGACTGAATGATAAGTGGAGTTTATATGGCGATTTACAATTGCGATTTATAGATTATAAAACAACCGGTATAGATTCAGATCGTTTACCGCTTAATATCGATGAGCAATACAGTTTTTTTAATCCAAAAGCGGGTGTGACTTACGAGTTAAATGAAAACAATAATATGTATTTCTCTTATGCACGTGCAAACAGAGAACCAAATCGAGATGATTTTCAAAATAATCCAGATGTAAAGCCAGAGCAATTAAACGATTTTGAATTGGGATGGAGACACGAAAAGCAACGCTTTAAATTCAATGCCAATGTGTACTATATGCAATATAACGAGCAATTAATTTTGTCTGGAGAAATTGATGGAGTTGGAAATCCTATCCGAACAAATAGTGGGGAAAGTTACCGTTTAGGATTAGAAATTGAAGCTGCTATAGGAATATCAAAAGCATTTTCAATACAGCCTAATGTAACGTTTAGTACTAATAAAAATAAATCTATTTATCAGTCTTTCGATGGTGAGTTACAAGATTTTGGTTCTACTAATATTTCATTTTCACCAGATATTGTATTAGGTAATGCTATTGTTTTTCAGCCAAACGACGCCTTTCAGGTTTCGCTTCTAAGTAAATTTGTAGGCGAGCAGTATATGGGAAATACAGATGCTGAAAAATCTAAACTGGATAGTTATTTTGTTAATGATTTAAATATAATGTACGAGTTTAAAATGAAGTCAATTTTTAAATCCATTATATTGAGTGGTGTTGTAAACAATATTTTTAACGAGAAATATGTATCTAACGGATATTACTATACTTATGATGATACTTGGAGTAATCCAGATGCAATAACAACAATTGAAGGTGCAGGATATTATCCGCAAGCTACTACCAATTTCTTGGTTGGGCTAACTCTTAAATTCTAA
- the arfB gene encoding alternative ribosome rescue aminoacyl-tRNA hydrolase ArfB, translated as MINEALLISELSFKAVRSSGAGGQHVNKVSSKVELTFSIIDSSALTEAQKERLITKLQPRLTNNQVLLLQCDESRSQHKNKELVISRFLQTIHNGLKVAKKRRPTRVPKSAIKKRLKGKKVTSEKKASRRKPNLD; from the coding sequence ATGATTAATGAAGCGCTACTTATTTCAGAATTATCTTTTAAAGCCGTACGTAGTTCCGGGGCAGGAGGTCAGCATGTAAATAAAGTGTCTTCAAAAGTAGAATTAACTTTTAGTATTATAGATTCTTCGGCATTAACAGAAGCACAAAAAGAACGACTCATAACCAAACTTCAGCCTCGATTAACAAATAATCAGGTGTTATTATTGCAATGCGACGAAAGTCGTAGTCAGCATAAAAACAAGGAATTGGTTATCAGTCGTTTTTTACAAACCATCCATAACGGATTGAAAGTTGCTAAGAAGAGACGTCCTACGCGTGTGCCAAAATCTGCTATAAAAAAGCGCCTTAAAGGCAAAAAAGTAACTTCAGAAAAAAAGGCGTCTAGACGCAAACCAAACTTAGATTAG